One genomic region from Tachysurus fulvidraco isolate hzauxx_2018 chromosome 14, HZAU_PFXX_2.0, whole genome shotgun sequence encodes:
- the arid5a gene encoding AT-rich interactive domain-containing protein 5A isoform X2 has translation MVSEPRGEASGEEEHIDVCEEEKTEEKNSQTQFNREMASSELTNGSAEETKSGQSESEERAFIINLYRFMKERGTPIERIPHLGFKQINLWKIYKAVEILGGYESVTTRRLWKNVYDELGGSPGSTSAATCTRRHYERLVLPYERHRRGEEDKPLPPSKPRKQYKRSEEGKGKNESKKRRRGDGDDPEEVLKGSHLCERGVCSHSGPWPVSSDNSDNDQVSTQDMCLREKPLLQPLVPALVISPLEKKKRLAQASLSIAPSTGLEDGTEPERPSVIHLSHMSTPSGRESHASDSSPLPLSSPSPSRSNSPFSVSSEDCAAVPIQKTPVPETKKHKPARFGASPKSIGHVCQPLPIVHYPCPKDMSSLPRQLHHSFLNLTSTHPDKTQRHPSVRLPWVPQADSSFTQVIPRSREHWRPVSLHPLYKSHGPNSKRPSSTEKIPSTLRFPDRNDKSKMMVPRPMPTQQYLLQPTLPYLLSGFNRPGAEVLEQMKALPFQPILFPHLSIPQSQTHPTHPLQGPFPGPYEATLRPYQYPVPGWHPGFSMAALQPY, from the exons tTCAACAGGGAAATGGCGAGTTCTGAACTGACCAATGGGAGCGCAGAGGAGACCAAGTCTGGCCAATCAGAGAGTGAGGAGAGGGCGTTTATCATAAACCTCTATCGGTTTATGAAGGAAAGAGGCACACCCATTGAGAGAATTCCTCATCTCGGCTTTAAACAGA TTAACCTGTGGAAAATCTACAAGGCTGTGGAGATACTTGGAGGCTACGAGTCG gTGACGACCCGGCGGTTGTGGAAGAACGTGTATGATGAGCTGGGAGGGAGTCCGGGCAGCACCAGCGCTGCTACCTGCACTCGCAGACATTATGAAAG GTTAGTTCTACCTTACGAAAGGCATCGGAGGGGAGAGGAAGACAAGCCACTTCCTCCATCTAAACCTCGTAAACAGTACAAGAGAAGTGAAGAGGGCAAGGGCAAAAACGAGAGCAAGAAAAGACGCAGAGGAGATGGAGAtgatcctgag GAAGTCCTGAAAGGAAGTCACCTCTGTGAGAGAGGAGTGTGTTCTCACTCTGGACCATGGCCGGTTTCTTCAGATAATTCGGATAATGACCAGGTCTCAACTCAAGACATGTGCCTCAGAGAGAAGCCTCTCCTTCAGCCACTAGTCCCTGCACTTGTTATTTCCCCTCTGGAGAAGAAGAAGCGTCTGGCGCAGGCAAGCTTGAGCATAGCTCCCTCTACTGGCTTGGAGGATGGAACAGAACCTGAGAGACCATCTGTGATTCACCTGTCACATATGTCTACACCTTCCGGACGCGAAAGTCACGCTTCTGACAGCTCGCCCCTGCCTCTCTCCTCCCCCTCACCTTCACGGAGCAACTCCCCTTTCTCCGTGTCCTCTGAGGACTGTGCAGCCGTTCCAATCCAGAAGACACCAGTTCCAGAAACGAAGAAGCACAAACCAGCACGCTTTGGAGCTTCTCCTAAATCTATTGGGCATGTGTGCCAGCCGTTACCCATCGTGCATTACCCCTGCCCCAAAGATATGTCCTCTTTGCCACGCCAACTTCACCACAGCTTCCTAAACCTCACATCTACACACCCAgacaaaacacagagacacccatCAGTCCGGCTACCCTGGGTGCCTCAAGCTGATTCAAGCTTCACCCAGGTCATTCCTCGCTCCCGCGAACACTGGAGGCCAGTGTCGTTACATCCATTATATAAAAGCCACGGTCCCAATTCCAAGAGACCAAGTAGCACAGAAAAGATCCCGTCTACTCTACGCTTCCCAGATCGGAATGACAAATCCAAGATGATGGTTCCCAGGCCAATGCCGACGCAGCAGTACCTGCTGCAGCCCACCTTGCCATACCTGCTGTCAGGTTTCAACCGGCCCGGAGCGGAGGTGCTGGAACAGATGAAAGCTTTACCCTTTCAACCCATTCTCTTCCCTCATCTCAGCATTCCTCAGTCCCAGACTCATCCCACACATCCCCTGCAGGGTCCCTTTCCCGGGCCGTACGAGGCCACGCTGCGTCCTTACCAGTACCCGGTACCAGGCTGGCATCCCGGATTCAGCATGGCAGCACTGCAGCCATATTAA